The nucleotide sequence gatccacccggctattgcttcaaatctacacaataagaaattaaaaacaatcaatgaaaaactcattcaaacaattcatcaaacacttggagtgcaaattatacataaaccctaaaactcataactacagcattaacattaacatgcaaacatccaaacatccaaacacaattaagcaaaataagtcatttgcatgtaacattgtatcatatcttgtaaaaaaaaatcaaaatttaaacaaaccctagtctaaaaaaattctctaaaactcaaaactacaacataaacatgcaaacatctaaacattTAAGCAACACAAGTCATTTACATGAAAACATTGTATGATTTCTTGccaaaaacacaaattttaacaaactctaaatctaaaaaatttataatttattagaaaaatataacatataaacataaaaggttaatggtgtttgatcatgaaaacttacttgttattggagtgttgtttgatttgaacttgaaggaattttggatttgggtgatttgaaagaaatttttgagattttttgagattttagatgagAAATGAGCAAATGAAGTGTTTTGCCTTGTTTAAGACAGCACTAGCGCAAGTTAACTAACGCCACgctagttaactcacgcagcatATATTAAGTGGCACAATGATTAACACTTGTGCTAATTAACTAGCGCAAGAGCATTTTTAACATGGCTGCAGGACGCGAGCAAAATATACTGAGTGATAGAGTGATGAGTAGTATTCAAAAGTCTTAGTGCAGACACACAACATATTATGTCCTTTCAGAACCAATAAAGGTTCAAGACCACaataaattacatttttcttCAAGCTACGAGAGAAAagtaatacaatattttttttaatgatagtGAATGGCATCAATCACGATTCTCATAAGAAAAATTATGGAATACACTTTTCCTCCAACAAGCAGTCGGGGGATATTAGGATACAAAAAGGAATATGTCAATTATTTCCACAAAAAATATAGTGAGAAAGTGCCCaatccttattattattattattattattattattattattattattattattattttattattattattattattattattattattattattattattattattattattattattattattattattattattattattattattattattattattattattattattattattattattattattattattattattattattattattattattattattattattattattattattattattatattattattattattattattattattattattattattattattattattattattattattattattattattattattattattattattattattattattattattattattattattatattattattattattattattattattattattattattattattattattattattattattattattattattattattattattattattattattattattattattattattattattattattattattattattattattattatttcgaTTGATCCAGTTTTATACAATAGCACATGAAAGTAAAGTGGATGCTTTTACTCacatgtgtgtgtctatatataattgataataGGTTGAATAAAATGAATGTtttatgaaacaaaacaaagaagaaaaacgaCACCAACAGTATTTCCATCCTTTTATGAGAATTGAGAACTATTATTATTCCTCCTCCTGAGGATAAGGATGGCTAGTCTACAAACTAAAATTGACATGGGTTGATATGTATCAATACGGGGAAGCAAAAAGTAAAAGCAGGAAGGTGTAGCCTCTATATTTGGAAATTGTAGATTTCAAGCAATCTTTTTCACGAAGTCACAAAGCAatgacatcattttttttttggttacaatgctaaaaaaaacagaaaacagaagaaaaaaccTCAAAGGGGAAAACTAAGATCTCAAGAACAAAGTTCCTAAAGCATTTGTCCTCAATAACGGGCGGAGATCGTTAGGAGAATGTGGGTGTGCTAACAGAATATCATCCGAAGAAGCTCCTAGCTTGGGTAGGAAATCGGCACACTGATTACCTTCGCGGAGAGTGTGGTGTAGCGAAGCATTATCTTGAGATAGCAgaattttaatttcatgaatCAGCACTGCATAAACATGATATTTCGAAGAGGTTTCCTTGACAGTATTGATAGCAAGGAGAGAGTCCGAGTAGCATGCCATAGCAGCAAGACCCAAGTCTTTAGCAATGGTTAGGCCGTGATAAATTGCGGTTAACTCAGCTAGCAGAATGTCAGCAGAAGCCGGGATAAATCCTGAGAAACCTGTGATGTAATAACCTGCACTATTTCGAATCAATCCTCCAAAACCTGCTCTTGCTGGTGTGCCAATGCAACTTCCATCTACATTAAGAATGTTGGAATTCAAATTGTTATTATTCCATCGAATATACCGGTCCATATGAATAGCCGAAGTCGAAGGAAAGACCAGCTCTATGTCTTTTGCAGAATTTCTGATGTTCGCTGTCAATTTGTGTACCGACATCTGCTCATTGCTTAGACACATTGAGTTTTGACACATCCAGGTCCACCACAGACCTGCAGCAAAGGTTGTAGCGTGAGGACCCTTTGTTCCTTCTCTGAGCCAGTCTGTCGCATCCTCCATAGCAAAGAATTCCGAGTCATTGAAGCCAATATTGTGCCATATATCTCTTGAGAAGTTGCAATCACGCATACAGTGGAAAAACGTTTCATCATGCAAACCGCACCGAGAACAAGTTGGAGAAGAAGCAATGTTACGGTGGTTTAGCATTGATAAAGTGGGGACAACATTGTTACAAGCGAGCCAGATTAGAAACTTATACTTCTCAGGGACTTTGAAACGCCAAATCCACGACCAAGAGTGGTTTGAGTTGTTGGCTGAACCTGATTGTGAGAGAAGCCATTTGTATCCACTTTTGGTGGTATAAACTCCATTCTTGTTGTGATGCCAGATAAAGGCATCTTCAATTGCATCATTGAACTTAATTGAAGCATTGTTGATGAAGTCTGTCACGTCTTGAGGTAGGTTGGTGTATAGCGCTTGTGCTCTATTGCCGTTGGAGTTAAGGACTTCTTTCACAAAGAGGTGAAGGTCATGTATGTCTATGATGGGGGTTTGAGCTCCGAGGCAGCCGAAGCCACTCCAATGGCTGAACCAAAACGATGAAGAACCAGAACCTGCTCGCCAAGAATAGCCATTAATTAAGACTTTTTTTGCACGGTTGATGGAGGCCCAAATTGCGGAGCTGCTGCTATTGGAGGTTGCATTAAAAATGCTCGCCCCTGCTAGGTATTTATCCGAAAGCATGTTCACCTAaagcttattattattttggatcAAATCCCAAACCAATTTCCCAAGGAGACAAGTATTGGCTTCTCTTGCTGATCTAATGCCCAGGCCGCCAAGATTCTTCGGTTTTGCAATTTTCTTCCATCCTACCAAATGAATTCCCTTATCATTATGACCCCTCCATATGAAGTTCCGAGTTGTCTGATCAATACTATCACAAATACTTTCAGGAAGCCAATTTATCTGCATGTAGTAAGCTGGAATAGAAGAGAGGACTGATGTAGCAAGTGCCAATCTGCCAGGTTTATTCAAGAGCTTACTCTTCCAGGATGCAAGCCTAGTGTGCATTTTATCAATAACAAAATGGAAATCACTTCTTTTGGGTCGCCTTTTGAGGATCGGGAAGCCCAAATATTTGTCAAGAGAGGTAGTGCTTCGGATGCCTGAAATAGAGGTGAGAGTATTGATTTTCTGATTGGGGATACCTGATGAGTAGAATGCTCTAGATTTAGATAAATTGATCTTGAGCCCAGAAGCTTTGCTGAAACGATCGAAGAGGCCCTTGATGAATCTGATTTGAGACTTCTTTGCTTTAGTGAAGAGGAGAACGTCATCCGCAATGACATCATTGATTGTTTGATATTAATCAAACGtcttagaaaaaataaattaaatttaaattttatctttCTAAAAATATCGATCTAAAATCAAAATCGTTCGATCTTaatcaaccaatcaaaaatGCGTGACTACGTGAATCTAAAAATTCGTTGGCCACAATCCCAACGAGAAGTTCAAccgaaaaataattaaaatataacccatAATTCTTTTGAACAATTAGtagaaatcattttttttttgataaattagtAGAAATCTTTAATCACTAGTCTAAGTCTTATGTTGGTCAATTCATAATAGACAAATAAGATAAGTCATGTAACATACACAAATTAATTTCTATCATGAATTAGATTATTGGATAGTTCAAttggcaaatgccgaaattcCAAAGCTAAACGTTGTGATTTGGGTTCGAACACGGAACATCACAGttgtgtgagtttaattttaataaattaccACTTTATctaggacaaaaaaaaaagattattggATATAACGAGATGAtctcataaataaaaataaaaaattagatatgATGAGTTAGATACGAAGAtcttatgataaaaaaaaaaatattgtgcaCAATACAAaccttatttttttgaaagaaaaaatattttacctcTGCACGTTTAAACAAAactatacatatttttttttacaattaaacAAAACCATATTTGATTagtagaaaattttaaaataaaaaagaataattcaTTTGGTTGTTTTAAATTGCACTAGTAGAACTAGAAAGAGTTTTCAGTTGAGCAGTTTCATTTCATCTTGGTGCTATCCTATTCCTCCCACCAAAATATCAACCTTCCCGCTCGGATATAAACACAAACACTTCACCTACaactcattcattcattccCCAACCTATGAAGTACGTTCTCATCTCCGGCGGAGTCGTTAGCGGCCTCGGCAAAGGCGTCACCGCCAGCAGCATCGGCGTCGTCCTCAAAGCCTGCGGCCTCCGCGTCACTTCCATCAAAATCGGTTCCCACTCTCTCTCTAACCAACTCAACTTCTTCTTAACCGTTTCGCTTCATTCACcgtttctcaattttttttttttttttgttgcagatCCGTATTTGAACATTGACGCTGGTACCATGTCTCCGTTTGAACATGGAgaggtttttgttcttgatgaTGGCGGagaggtttttatttttttccttttttcttttctcttccaTAAATACACTTATGCTAAgttcaatttgaatttattatggTTATGGaagtgtttaatttttatattttatttttacttttttgcttTTTGACTTTTATAGGTTGATTTGGATTTGGGAAATTATGAGCGTTTTCTTGATGTTACACTTACAAAGGATAATAATATTACTACTGGCAAAATATATCAGGTGCATGCTTGTTTCATTTTATGTTATGGATTTCATTAATTAATACTCAACTTTATGCTAATTTTGCTTTATGGTTTCATGTGATTATTTTTAGTCTGTGCTTGAGAAGGAGCGCAAAGGAGATTATCTCGGAAAAACTGTTCAGGTGATAAATCGTGCACGTGTTTGTGCTATTTATACTTGTTAATTGATTGCTGAATAATGGATATTTTGTGTGGATAATGAAGATAAGATTACTGAGctgttgagattttttttgatgaaatagGTGGTTCCGCATATCACTGATGCAATCAGAAACTGGATTGAATCGGTTGCTGTGATCCCGGTTGATGGAAATGAAGACCCTGCTGATGTTTGTGTGATTGAGCTTGGAGGCACTGTGGGTAAGATTTTACATCACCAATTATGATTctgttttttttgaaagttgCTTTATTCACTTCAATCAATTATGATAGAGcataatgatatttttgtttatctATAGGGGATATTGAGTCTATGCCGTTTATTGAGGCTCTACGGCAATTATCCTTTCAAGTGGGTATGACAGCATCTTTTGCTTTTTAACTAACTTTAGTTATTTTTGTATATAGATACCCCATGTACACGTTTTAACTACTACAGAGTCTTTGTTCAACTGTTCATTGCTCTCATGTGTGATGaggaaataattttaataacttttaagttCCTCTAGTCAATATAATACTAAAGGTAGAAATACTTTTGtcaaacaataataaacaataactaaattgagtaaaaaaaaatcaacaagtaATGTCgattttgttggttttctatTGCAAAATACATATAATCCAAATACTTAGGTAAGTGTCAGTTTGACTGTGCCTGATAATCTGAatgcaaattttatttaagatcAATCTGATACATAATAATTTTATGTAGCATTTTTGGTGTAGCACTAATGCATAATTCATTCAAGTATACTGCTGAATTCATTTATGTATCATCATGTGTATGAGTCCATATACTTAAATTTCAAATGTATTGGCATTTTAAACTTTACACTATTGATGCTCCTCctattttttagaaattattttaaaagaagtTATTGACCAATACATTTGGGATATGACTTTGATACTTCAGGATACACTATTGGAGTGCATACTcttttaatcattataattgatttgaaGAGAAATAAAATGCACCTAAAAAGGCTAGAtgcttttatttatgtttattccATCATTTGACTGTTGTCGAGGAAAGATGACCGATACACTAAAGGAGAGAAAAGGTTGTGGGACATTCACTTGATCATATTGGTAGACTTCTCAAATTGGTAGAACTATCTCTTGGTGAATTAATTAATCTTAAAAGATGTACATTTATGGATGTTTAGAAGGCTGGTGATGAAATTGGTACAAGTACAACTAGTATTAGTAGTCAATTGAATACATTCAAGAGCAAGACTTATTTTAAATAGGCttattgatgttttatttgatattatggCATTGGTTTGGGAAAAATACGtaattttagttatatttttatagggagaaaaatatatgttgatatGCTACATAAAAAtaagtgtttttgtttttattacgATCACTAGTTTCTCTTTGGAAGTTATGATCATTATGTACTGAATACTGATATAGTTTTATACTAATAAAGAAATATTATCTTTGCATAATACAATTGTCACATTTTCATATAGCCATGAAATGTCATCTTGTCTCGacaaataacatttttactCTCATTATTCCTTCTCAGGGCCTGACAACTTCTGTCTCATCCATGTTAGCCTGATACCAGTGTTGGGTGTAGTGGGGGAACAAGTAATACACTCAATTACTTGTGCATTACAGTTTTAGACTTTTGATCACTTTTCTCTCATGTGAGTGCAATATTTTTCTTCTAGAAAACAAAGCCGACACAACATAGTGTCAGGGAACTAAGAGCATTGGGCTTGACGCCTCATCTTTTAGCAAGTCGCTCTGCTGAGGTATATCATTGCACCAGTTGGTGCCTAGATGCATTTAAAATTAACTGTGTAACAATGGTTGCTCCAAAGTCTTTAGGTTGTACTACTGCATAAAAAGTTTGCTTGCTCACTCGTACTTAGCATGTACATCATATTGCTCTTTTCATTTTAGCCACAAGAATTATTGATGTTTACCACAGTTACGAAATTCAGGCTCCACAGTTAGCAAAGAACATAATTATAATCATTATTTTGCATCTGGTAGTCTAGAAATATTTGCTGTATTTTTCATCGCAAGTCTATGTGACTTTAAAGTTGGTTAATCTATAACTCAATGGGTGAAAAACTTCAATAATTCTATGCACATGAGCACACACCGACATacttttaatctttatttttaaaatcgtTGCTTctgaaataatttaaaaattgatcagAAAATAATACATTTCTTTGTTTGGTTGATTATACTAGCACTAATGCATTGAATCCTATTAAAACACTGCAGTGAACTTTAGTAAGGGTAATGCTAGGATGGTTACTGTTATTACTTATTAGAGAATGTTTGTGATATTGGGCCTTACCTAGGAAATCTGTTTTCTTGGTAAATCAATAAATAGATTGTGGTTGTTAAGACCAAAGGGGTTGAAGCTGAGTGCTATTGCAAAAGCTACTTATGTGCTTACGTGGATTTGACAACTTATGTGACACTGTTTTTGCTCTTGCTTCTCCAATGAGATTATGGGCTGACAATCAAGTGTCTCCTTTTTTAAGGATTATTGCCTCATTCTATATTTAGGAGAATACAGTGGTTCAttgaatttatctttttatgttcatattttttttcccatGAAGTTAACTAGAGATTGTCAGTGTTTCTCAAATATTTTCTTCTGTTTTGACAGCTGTCTTTGATGTTAGTTTCACTATATCGGTagttaaaatacttttttttattccatGTGCAGCCTCTGCTGGATAGTACCAAGGAAAAACTCTCACAGTTTTGCCATGTTCCAGTAAGTTTTCAGTGAATTATTCTTGGTTATTTCCCAGATAATCTTTAATTTATTAGTTATTGATCTGTATTTTCTGTATATTTTTTCACAGGTTAACAATATTCTGAATATTCATGATGTACCAAATATTTGGCATATTCCCCTGTTGCTTAGAGTGAGTCTCTAGTAAATTTTTAGTGCCATTGAATCTTGgctatttttaatttgtgtaatTGTTTTTCTCTTAATGTCCGGCTTCTATTTTCAGAATCAAAATGCCCACCATTCAATTTTACAGCAGCTTAACTTACTTAGGTGAGTTTTTgatttgtcttttattttcataactGGCAAAAGCTATACACAATATCACATGTAAAAGTTGCTACAGTAATTCAAACATCACCTCTCTTCTTAATACATTATTGTTGATCGCACTCTACAAATTGTCTTTTCCTTGCTTTAATTGATGAGAAACTTTGAGATGTAGCCCAACAATGAagaatgcattgattacattCTCAACAGTAATGCAATGACTAAATGTAGCATTTGTGTTCCAACTGTCCCCTGCATCCCGTCGTTAACTTGAGTTTATCTTATAATTGTTCACTTCTTATGAATAACTCTAGCATAAAAACAAGTCTTTTGGTTTTGGGGTTGATCTTATAATTGTTCACTTGTTATGAAAATATACTTTGAATATCTTGAAACTCTTAATGGTTTCTGAAAAACTATAAGTTATATGTTGGAATCTCTTAATGGTTTGAACTAACTGTTAAAATCTGAACAAAATTGAAACACGTCATATGTTGGTCATAATTGGGAAGGTTCTGCTGGATATGTCTGTTACTTGTTTTCCatctttttattgaaaaaaatattaataattggAAACATTAGTTTGTCTCACTTTTAAATTCCTTTTCAGCCGTGCTACGCCTCCTGATTTGCGGCAATGGACTGATATGGCTGAGAGCTATGATAACCTTACTGAATCTGTTAGTACTATATATGCTGTTTACAATGCTTTTTCTAAATTTATCATAATATTTTGTTCATGTGAATCATTCATGTGAATCAGAGCATTTTGAAATTTACAGGTTAGGATTGCCATGGTGGGAAAATATGTTGGTCTAACAGATTCATATTTATCTGTTGTAAAGGTGTGCTGTTCTTTCCCTTGATATTTATCCCAAGAATAGCTGGATAGCAATATATGTTATGGAAAAATTGTTTCAAGATTTTTGTGTATTTATCATGTAGCTATCAACATTGTTTAGATGATGGCATTTAaatctttctttatatttttcttcgTTTAAGTCTGGTTCTTTCCAAAAGTTTGATGCCATATTCACTAGCATTAATCTGAGTTTGACATCTTTGCTGTATTCTTAAAACTGCTATCACTTATTGGTTTATGCATGCTTTATCTTATAAAAGCTAAAGTGTACATATCACTACGGAACATCAACATATTTGGATTTtagaattctaaaaaaattaaaaaaaggggtTTTTGGTTGTTCTTATGTCACTGAAATATTCTgaatagtttgatttttttatgccTCATCTGTTTAAAGGCCCTACTGCATGCTTGTGTTGCACGCTCATTGAGACCATCAATTGATTGGATTGCTGCTTCTGACCTTGAAGATGACAGTGCACAATCAGTAATGATTTCTTTCAAATTGCATTTGCAGAAATTTGGTTTCTTCTCATTATGCAGGCAGTCAggcttatttaattttattttgtggtTTTATTCTTTCAGACACCAGAAGCACATGCAGCAGCATGGAAGACTCTGAAGGTAAGTGCACTAGAAGCACATACAATTTATGGAAGTTTAGTCTATTCTATCTAGGAAGTTTGGTGAGAAGATGTTGAGGCCTTCAGATTTTAGTTATGTGATCCCGCTATGTGCTAGACGGTTTTTGGTtgagaaataaacaaaaacatgttTTCTCCATTGCTTTAATATCTATGATGGAACAGCTGGACTTTCTGTGATGAAATTGGATTTCTTAGAATTTAGATTGGGCTTAACTCAACCTAAAAAACTGACTTGTAAACATTATTCAGTTCATATCACTATTTAATGCACAACTTTCATCAATCAACACACACACCCTTTACGTTACTGGCTATTTAGAGTGCGATCCGATTGGCTTAATAATGGGTGGTCTTATGGATCTTAGATAGTCTCTGATACcatattgaatttgaaattttgttgaGCCTGCTCAATCTCATAATATTGGCTTGTAAATACTActatccaatgtgggactctcCACATGATTAATACAATACAAAGAAAGATGTTCTGCTTTTGAATCTGTAATGACAATATTTGTTTCGGGAAAATTTACTTGCAGAGTGCAGCTTGTGTCTTGGTTCCCGGAGGATTTGGAGATCGTGGCGTGAGAGGTATGATGCTAGCTGCCAAATATGCCAGAGAGAACCATGTTCCTTACTTGGGGATTTGCCTGGGAATGCAAATTTCTGTAATTGAGTTCGCTAGATCAgtaagtaattttttgtttgtgataTTTGGTTTTTCTGTTATGACTGCATGCTTTTCTTAGTAATTTAAAATCCATTCTTAGGTTTTGGGCTGGGAAAGAGCGAACAGTATCGAGTTTGATGCCCAAACACCAAATCCGGTTGTAATTTTCATGCCAGAGGTACGTATACTTGTCTCCCCTCTTCTGCAATTTCCCCAATCATTATCCTTGTTGTAATGCCTGCTTGTCATAAACAGGGTTCTAGGACTCACATGGGAAGTACCATGAGACTTGGATCTCGAAGAACACTCTTACAGACACGTGATTCTATCACTTCTAAACTGTATGTGATGTAGCTATCTTACTATGTAGTGTTTTAATAATTGATggaataatgaataaaaaatagattaaatatCCCTTTCACAGAATAGGTCATCTCTCTTTTCcattagataatttttttttcctggtaGTATCTGCATATATAAAATCTCAGTTTTCTTGTTCTGGGCCTGTCTGGTTGTTCTGAAGGACACATGTCAATAAGGATGTCTGGTCGTTGACCAAGTGTTCGATCATCAGGGAATCGTTTTGCGTAAATGAATATCAGGCCCGATTCATTATGTTCTATGATAGTATTACATTTCAAATGTGCTTGGGATTCAAATTCAGTTCTTCCTTACTGTAGATAAGGGGTTTCAAGGGAAGGGAAATGGGAAAGGTTTGGTCATATTGCACAGCCTACTGTCCAAACCTATATCCCCCCTTCCCTTCCTAGCAAAAggtgaaaaaataatttctatcaACAGTGTGATATATAGTTCTCCTTTGTAATCCTAAAGAATACAGTACCTCTGTCTCTAAATATAAGACCACATTGAGTAAATCAAGagatttgaaaaagttgattgtGATATTACAtttgttgagaagtttaccCTTCAGGAGAGAAAATTACTTAATGTATTCATCAGAGTATTTATTACAGATTGCAGAAAAAGATGTAATATAATTAGGagtatgttggtaaagaaataatcgATGTCGTTGAAAATTTGAAAGGAGTCTTATAAGAAGGGAAATGATATTTTGGGACTGAGGTAGTATATGGTTCTTTTCTGTGTTGTATTATACTGTTTAGTTGGACTAGACTTCAATATGTAGATTATGCTCTCAGTACTCATTTTGTCCATGTTAATATCTTCATCCGTTCCTAATTACCAGGTATGGCAATTCGGAGTATGTGGATGAACGGCATCGTCATAGATACGAGGTTTTGATGTTAACCTTCGTTTTTGGTTACTGGATGTCCTGCAAACATGTGTAGTACCTGTTTTCTAATTTAGTATTGACATTGTTCAGGTTAATCCAGATGTTATTGAAACTTTAGAAGAAGCTGGGCTAAAATTTGTTGGCAGGGATGAAAGCGGAAGACGAATGGAGGTATTTTTTCCTGCTTGGATAGGGTTTTGATGTTAATAAATATTAACCAGAACTGTAGTTGAAAACCTGGCGGTTTCAATTAGACATGGCGGTATTTGTTATCATGCGTTAGTGTTTCTATATATTACTGTTCCACATAATTCACTTTCTTCATTGCCTGTTTTTCTGCTTGAAGAATGTAACCTTAAGAAATTCTCTCTCTTGTGCAGATCTTAGAACATCCAAGTCATCCATATTATGTAGGTGTGCAGTTTCATCCCGAATTCAAATCTCGTCCTGGGAGACCATCTGCTTTGTTTTTAGGTACTTTTCAGTTATGAATTGGCATTTAATATCTCGTGCATGAACAATATCAAGTACAAACCAAGAGCCATTTACACCATATGTGTTAATATTGTGAGATGAAGATTGCTGTTTGGACCTTCACAGCACACTCTTGTGGTTGCTTATCTTCCTGATGTCATTTTATTGCTTGCTTAAGATTAAATACCTACCGAAATTCCCATGTGAATTGATGCTTataatttcttgaaaaatgACAAGAAGTAATAAGTAAAAGAATTTGCGCTTCAAATTATTACTCCATATATTATCATCAATCCCTGTTTTGATTATTTCTACTCGATTAAATATTACGACGCTGCACCTATACTGTAGGTCTCATATTGGCGGCAACGGGGAAGTTGGAAGCACATATAACCAGCATTCATGAGAATGGAAGCTGATGTACGATTCTTTACTATAGGACTCATTTCTACATTACTTTCCTAAGGTAAATTGATTCTCT is from Medicago truncatula cultivar Jemalong A17 chromosome 1, MtrunA17r5.0-ANR, whole genome shotgun sequence and encodes:
- the LOC11419996 gene encoding CTP synthase; protein product: MKYVLISGGVVSGLGKGVTASSIGVVLKACGLRVTSIKIDPYLNIDAGTMSPFEHGEVFVLDDGGEVDLDLGNYERFLDVTLTKDNNITTGKIYQSVLEKERKGDYLGKTVQVVPHITDAIRNWIESVAVIPVDGNEDPADVCVIELGGTVGDIESMPFIEALRQLSFQVGPDNFCLIHVSLIPVLGVVGEQKTKPTQHSVRELRALGLTPHLLASRSAEPLLDSTKEKLSQFCHVPVNNILNIHDVPNIWHIPLLLRNQNAHHSILQQLNLLSRATPPDLRQWTDMAESYDNLTESVRIAMVGKYVGLTDSYLSVVKALLHACVARSLRPSIDWIAASDLEDDSAQSTPEAHAAAWKTLKSAACVLVPGGFGDRGVRGMMLAAKYARENHVPYLGICLGMQISVIEFARSVLGWERANSIEFDAQTPNPVVIFMPEGSRTHMGSTMRLGSRRTLLQTRDSITSKLYGNSEYVDERHRHRYEVNPDVIETLEEAGLKFVGRDESGRRMEILEHPSHPYYVGVQFHPEFKSRPGRPSALFLGLILAATGKLEAHITSIHENGS
- the LOC112418636 gene encoding uncharacterized protein; translation: MHTRLASWKSKLLNKPGRLALATSVLSSIPAYYMQINWLPESICDSIDQTTRNFIWRGHNDKGIHLVGWKKIAKPKNLGGLGIRSAREANTCSGSSSFWFSHWSGFGCLGAQTPIIDIHDLHLFVKEVLNSNGNRAQALYTNLPQDVTDFINNASIKFNDAIEDAFIWHHNKNGVYTTKSGYKWLLSQSGSANNSNHSWSWIWRFKVPEKYKFLIWLACNNVVPTLSMLNHRNIASSPTCSRCGLHDETFFHCMRDCNFSRDIWHNIGFNDSEFFAMEDATDWLREGTKGPHATTFAAGLWWTWMCQNSMCLSNEQMSVHKLTANIRNSAKDIELVFPSTSAIHMDRYIRWNNNNLNSNILNVDGSCIGTPARAGFGGLIRNSAGYYITGFSGFIPASADILLAELTAIYHGLTIAKDLGLAAMACYSDSLLAINTVKETSSKYHVYAVLIHEIKILLSQDNASLHHTLREGNQCADFLPKLGASSDDILLAHPHSPNDLRPLLRTNALGTLFLRS